The following coding sequences lie in one Musa acuminata AAA Group cultivar baxijiao chromosome BXJ3-1, Cavendish_Baxijiao_AAA, whole genome shotgun sequence genomic window:
- the LOC135583218 gene encoding uncharacterized protein LOC135583218, translating to MSRPPMTPQKRRQPDSQTQPPALPESERILYELIKSRKNMGIWIADMKREAGIQNIIVTKALKSLQSKNLIKDVVNVHNKSRKTFMAVEFEPSKEVSGGSWYSDGSLDTEFINILRMMCLKHIEDLRIATIEDIHKCIAASRIMKVECTMQQVLEIVRALALDKEIEELKSTGVAEFSMVQSGKICYRRSRGRQGPSVGHLSSIPCGMCPRISECTPEGVISPNTCVYYKQWLKLEF from the coding sequence ATGAGTCGCCCTCCGATGACACCGCAAAAGAGGCGACAACCTGACTCACAAACTCAACCTCCTGCTCTACCTGAAAGCGAGCGGATTCTCTACGAACTGATCAAAAGCAGAAAGAACATGGGGATTTGGATAGCTGACATGAAAAGAGAAGCAGGCATTCAGAATATTATTGTTACCAAGGCTCTCAAATCGCTCCAGAGCAAGAACCTCATAAAAGATGTTGTTAATGTTCACAATAAGTCAAGAAAAACCTTCATGGCTGTAGAGTTTGAACCATCGAAGGAAGTATCTGGGGGTTCATGGTACTCAGATGGAAGCCTTGATACGGAGTTCATTAATATTTTGAGGATGATGTGCTTGAAGCATATTGAAGACCTTAGGATTGCAACTATTGAAGATATCCATAAGTGCATTGCGGCCTCTCGAATAATGAAGGTGGAATGTACCATGCAGCAGGTACTGGAGATTGTTCGGGCATTGGCTTTGGACAAGGAGATCGAGGAATTAAAGAGCACTGGAGTAGCTGAATTTTCTATGGTTCAATCTGGAAAGATTTGCTATAGGCGCTCGAGAGGTAGACAAGGTCCCAGTGTTGGTCACTTATCATCGATTCCTTGTGGAATGTGTCCACGGATAAGCGAGTGCACACCTGAGGGTGTTATATCACCAAACACCTGTGTGTATTACAAACAATGGCTCAAATTGGAGTTCTAG